A genomic region of Parambassis ranga chromosome 7, fParRan2.1, whole genome shotgun sequence contains the following coding sequences:
- the plekhg5b gene encoding pleckstrin homology domain-containing family G member 5 isoform X2, with protein sequence MFLYWKKRGAYELEALPSSLTSAGIERYSWSSSLDVIHDLCDDKPVQEEDGAVCQHPECPERRRASKVCHHPDCQDLNSKSPLHLCESCDSRCHSEHSDNMHFDRHPRFDLQPQASILARNVSTRSCPPRTSPPSDLEEEDEGSNDRGERKTVGMKLAKKKPRRRHTDDPSKECFSLKFDLNVDINTEIVPAMKKKTLREVLGPVFERNGIELSRVDLFLDQSNTPLSLNFEAYRFGGHYLKVKARPGDELKVEQGVKDLRSLSLPNMKPSGGQSPYILTPGSEKVEHGSLGRRESIDLLGQARRRKDITQFLGEANIPTPDALGQIGGSLPSVGAGPDSWKNRAASRFSGFFSSNAGAGPFVKEVDRLEQLHNKLQSYTLFGLPKVPRQLSFHQDSWEGEDLSLEDSWQMLLDDSETLTRRQFHQQEAIWELLHTETTYIKKLRVITDLFLCGLLNLQESGLLTEVEPAKLFSNIQEIIRLHTCLWNEVMLPVLDKARQARALLDPTGLHHGFRTFGSRFQPYIRYCMEEEGCMEHMRTLLRDNELFRTYVTWAETHKQCNRLKLADMLAKPHQRLTKYPLLLKSILKKTDDPSARDVVSSMVATVEGFINSVDSQMRQRQEQQKLATISARIDSYEAVEGSSEEVEKILKEYNRFDLMAPMRGVAPEETRQLHLEGALRMKEGKDSRMEVYCFLFTDLLLITKPVKRVEKVKIIRQPLVIHSVICKELKDPGSFILIYLNEFKSAVAAYTFQANSATQGRSWIDAICNVQNQLQRLRTEEVLRQQTTLKEGEEEEEEEEEDESSNSTTSSPCLRHREQQNSSQSDGSTETLSVMDVDESSEEPPASNRNLDGTVDKDSDRTPVSEPSMDQQPSSPHRVHRSIYSEPTQGAGLDPQCRSLSMDSAYGTLSPESLLRELQPQPGHSEGEETEEEDGDREGPEAEQEEAELEEVEEEDEEEEEEDASLGSQLSVVQSSKPRRRPHVQPRPSLSLTLSRSEDNLLQRLHGQTPVSHTHSLSSEEQDQSQRRDTDTSSLAHSKSLSELDENCLDQSGDCLSMSMPTDKLSATLRRAEARHRPPAGPCERNESQSNSSDGETAPTDKKNESTGDTTPKKRRSPPQQHKKLTLAQLYRIRTTLVLNSTLTASEV encoded by the exons GTTTGCCACCACCCAGACTGCCAAGACCTGAATAGCAAAAGCCCCCTTCACCTGTGTGAGTCATGTGACTCACGCTGCCACTCAGAGCACTCAGACAACATGCACTTTGACCGGCACCCCCGATTTGACTTACAACCTCAAG CCTCCATCCTGGCTCGGAACGTGTCAACGCGCTCCTGTCCCCCACGCACCAGCCCCCCCTCCGacctggaggaagaggatgaggggAGCAACGACCGCGG ggaaCGCAAAACAGTGGGGATGAAACTGGCGAAAAAGAAGCCACGCAGGCGACACACTGAT GACCCCAGCAAGGAGTGTTTCAGCCTGAAGTTTGACCTCAATGTGGACATCAACACTGAAATCGTACCTGCAATGAAAAAGAAGACTCtgag AGAGGTTCTCGGTCCAGTATTTGAGAGGAACGGCATTGAGCTGTCCCGGGTTGACTTGTTCCTGGATCAGTCCAACACGCCGCTGTCTCTCAACTTCGAGGCCTACCGGTTCGGAGGACACTACCTCAAAGTTAAAG CTCGGCCAGGTGATGAGCTGAAAGTAGAGCAGGGCGTGAAGGACCTGCGGTCGCTCAGTCTGCCCAACATGAAGCCATCTGGTGGTCAGAGCCCTTACATCCTCACCCCAGGCAGCGAGAAGGTGGAGCACGGATCTCTGGGCCGCCGTGAAAGCATCGATCTGTTG GGTCAGGCGCGGCGCAGGAAGGACATAACGCAGTTCCTGGGGGAGGCCAACATTCCCACTCCAGACGCTCTGGGCCAGATCGGGGGCTCTCTGCCCAGCGTCGGAGCCGGTCCTGATAGCTGGAAGAACCGCGCTGCCAGCCGCTTCAGCGGCTTCTTCAGCTCCAATGCTGGAGCCGGGCCCTTTGTCAAG gaggtggaccgtctggagCAGCTCCACAACAAGCTGCAGTCCTACACGCTGTTCGGGCTGCCCAAGGTGCCGCGGCAGCTCTCCTTCCACCAGGACTCCTGGGAGGGGGAGGACCTGAGCCTGGAGGACAGCTGGCAGATGCTCCTGGACGACTCAGAG acattgACAAGGCGACAGTTCCACCAGCAGGAGGCGATATGGGAGCTGCTGCACACGGAGACCACCTACATAAAGAAACTCAGAGTCATCACTGAT CTGTTCCTGTGTGGGCTGCTGAACCTGCAGGAGAGCGGCCTGCTGACGGAGGTGGAGCCCGCCAAGCTGTTCAGTAACATCCAAGAGATCATCCGCCTCCACACCTGTCTGTGGAACGAGGTCATGCTGCCGGTCCTGGATAAGGCCAGGCAGGCGCGCGCCCTGCTCGATCCCACCGGCCTCCACCACGGCTTCCGGACG TTTGGCTCCAGGTTTCAGCCGTATATCCGCTActgcatggaggaggagggctgcatGGAACACATGCGCACACTGCTCAGGGACAACGAGCTCTTCAGGACCTACGTCACG TGGGCAGAGACCCACAAACAGTGTAACCGTCTGAAGCTGGCCGACATGTTGGCGAAGCCTCACCAGAGACTGACCAAGTACCCCCTGCTGCTGAAGAGCATCCTCAAGAAGACGGACGACCCGTCGGCCCGCGACGTCGTCAGCAGCATG GTGGCGACAGTCGAGGGCTTCATCAACAGCGTGGACTCCCAGATGCGTCAGCGGCAGGAGCAGCAGAAGCTGGCCACCATCTCCGCCCGCATCGACTCCTACGAGGCTGTGGAGGGCAGCagtgaggaggtggagaag ATACTGAAGGAGTACAACCGCTTCGACCTCATGGCGCCCATGAGGGGAGTAGCACCGGAGGAGACGCGGCAGCTGCATCTGGAGGGAGCCCTGAGGATGAAGGAAGGCAAAGACAGCCGG ATGGAGGTTTACTGTTTCCTGTTCACTGACCTGCTGCTAATTACAAAGCCAGTAAAAAGAGTGGAGAAAGTCAAAATCATCCGGCAGCCTCTCGTCATCCACAGCGTCATCTGTAAGGAGCTCAAAGACCCCG GCTCCTTCATCCTCATCTACCTCAACGAGTTCAAGAGTGCAGTGGCAGCTTACACTTTCCAAGCCAACAGCGCCACCCAGGGGCGGAGCTGGATAGACGCAATCTGCAACGTTCAG AACCAGCTGCAGAGGCTCCGCACTGAGGAGGTCCTCCGGCAGCAGACAACTCTGAAGgagggcgaggaggaggaggaagaggaggaggaggacgagagcAGCAACTCCACTACGAGCTCCCCATGTCTGaggcacagagagcagcagaactCGAG ccaatcagacggcTCCACTGAGACCCTGTCAGTGATGGACGTTGATGAATCCAGTGAGGAGCCTCCTGCCTCCAACAGGAACCTGGATGGAACCGTGGACAAAGACTCTGACCGGACTCCTGTGTCTGAACCCTCTATGGACCAACAGCCCTCCAGCCCCCACAGGGTCCACCGCAGTATTTATTCTGAGCCCACTCAGGGGGCGGGGCTGGACCCCCAGTGTCGCTCTCTGTCGATGGACAGCGCCTACGGTACCCTCTCCCCTGAATCCCTCCTGAGAGAACTGCAGCCACAGCCGGGCCACAGTGAGGGAGAGGAGAccgaggaggaggacggagacAGGGAGGGTCCAGAGgcggagcaggaggaggctgaactagaggaggtggaggaggaagacgaggaggaggaggaggaggatgcttcACTGGGGTCCCAGCTGTCAGTCGTGCAGTCTTCCAAACCTCGACGGCGGCCCCACGTTCAGCCTCGGCCCTCACTGTCTCTGACCCTGTCCCGCTCCGAGGACAACCTCCTGCAGCGCCTCCACGGACAAACCCccgtctctcacacacactccctcagcTCCGAGGAGCAGGACCAATCACAGCGCAGGGACACGGACACATCCTCGCTGGCACACAGTAAGAGCCTGTCAGAGCTGGACGAGAACTGCCTCGACCAGTCTGGGGACTGCCTGAGCATGAGCATGCCCACAGACAAACTCAGCGCCACCCTGAGGAGGGCGGAGGCCAGGCACCGCCCGCCCGCCGGACCGTGTGAGCGCAACGAGTCTCAGAGCAACAGCTCCGACGGGGAAACGGCGCCGACAGATAAGAAAAACGAGTCAACAGGTGACACGACGCCGAAGAAGAGGAGatctcctcctcagcagcacaaGAAGCTGACGCTGGCTCAGCTGTACAGGATACGCACCACTCTGGTCCTCAACTCCACACTGACAGCATC GGAGGTGTAA
- the plekhg5b gene encoding pleckstrin homology domain-containing family G member 5 isoform X6: MHFDRHPRFDLQPQASILARNVSTRSCPPRTSPPSDLEEEDEGSNDRGERKTVGMKLAKKKPRRRHTDDPSKECFSLKFDLNVDINTEIVPAMKKKTLREVLGPVFERNGIELSRVDLFLDQSNTPLSLNFEAYRFGGHYLKVKARPGDELKVEQGVKDLRSLSLPNMKPSGGQSPYILTPGSEKVEHGSLGRRESIDLLGQARRRKDITQFLGEANIPTPDALGQIGGSLPSVGAGPDSWKNRAASRFSGFFSSNAGAGPFVKEVDRLEQLHNKLQSYTLFGLPKVPRQLSFHQDSWEGEDLSLEDSWQMLLDDSETLTRRQFHQQEAIWELLHTETTYIKKLRVITDLFLCGLLNLQESGLLTEVEPAKLFSNIQEIIRLHTCLWNEVMLPVLDKARQARALLDPTGLHHGFRTFGSRFQPYIRYCMEEEGCMEHMRTLLRDNELFRTYVTWAETHKQCNRLKLADMLAKPHQRLTKYPLLLKSILKKTDDPSARDVVSSMVATVEGFINSVDSQMRQRQEQQKLATISARIDSYEAVEGSSEEVEKILKEYNRFDLMAPMRGVAPEETRQLHLEGALRMKEGKDSRMEVYCFLFTDLLLITKPVKRVEKVKIIRQPLVIHSVICKELKDPGSFILIYLNEFKSAVAAYTFQANSATQGRSWIDAICNVQNQLQRLRTEEVLRQQTTLKEGEEEEEEEEEDESSNSTTSSPCLRHREQQNSSQSDGSTETLSVMDVDESSEEPPASNRNLDGTVDKDSDRTPVSEPSMDQQPSSPHRVHRSIYSEPTQGAGLDPQCRSLSMDSAYGTLSPESLLRELQPQPGHSEGEETEEEDGDREGPEAEQEEAELEEVEEEDEEEEEEDASLGSQLSVVQSSKPRRRPHVQPRPSLSLTLSRSEDNLLQRLHGQTPVSHTHSLSSEEQDQSQRRDTDTSSLAHSKSLSELDENCLDQSGDCLSMSMPTDKLSATLRRAEARHRPPAGPCERNESQSNSSDGETAPTDKKNESTGDTTPKKRRSPPQQHKKLTLAQLYRIRTTLVLNSTLTASEV, encoded by the exons ATGCACTTTGACCGGCACCCCCGATTTGACTTACAACCTCAAG CCTCCATCCTGGCTCGGAACGTGTCAACGCGCTCCTGTCCCCCACGCACCAGCCCCCCCTCCGacctggaggaagaggatgaggggAGCAACGACCGCGG ggaaCGCAAAACAGTGGGGATGAAACTGGCGAAAAAGAAGCCACGCAGGCGACACACTGAT GACCCCAGCAAGGAGTGTTTCAGCCTGAAGTTTGACCTCAATGTGGACATCAACACTGAAATCGTACCTGCAATGAAAAAGAAGACTCtgag AGAGGTTCTCGGTCCAGTATTTGAGAGGAACGGCATTGAGCTGTCCCGGGTTGACTTGTTCCTGGATCAGTCCAACACGCCGCTGTCTCTCAACTTCGAGGCCTACCGGTTCGGAGGACACTACCTCAAAGTTAAAG CTCGGCCAGGTGATGAGCTGAAAGTAGAGCAGGGCGTGAAGGACCTGCGGTCGCTCAGTCTGCCCAACATGAAGCCATCTGGTGGTCAGAGCCCTTACATCCTCACCCCAGGCAGCGAGAAGGTGGAGCACGGATCTCTGGGCCGCCGTGAAAGCATCGATCTGTTG GGTCAGGCGCGGCGCAGGAAGGACATAACGCAGTTCCTGGGGGAGGCCAACATTCCCACTCCAGACGCTCTGGGCCAGATCGGGGGCTCTCTGCCCAGCGTCGGAGCCGGTCCTGATAGCTGGAAGAACCGCGCTGCCAGCCGCTTCAGCGGCTTCTTCAGCTCCAATGCTGGAGCCGGGCCCTTTGTCAAG gaggtggaccgtctggagCAGCTCCACAACAAGCTGCAGTCCTACACGCTGTTCGGGCTGCCCAAGGTGCCGCGGCAGCTCTCCTTCCACCAGGACTCCTGGGAGGGGGAGGACCTGAGCCTGGAGGACAGCTGGCAGATGCTCCTGGACGACTCAGAG acattgACAAGGCGACAGTTCCACCAGCAGGAGGCGATATGGGAGCTGCTGCACACGGAGACCACCTACATAAAGAAACTCAGAGTCATCACTGAT CTGTTCCTGTGTGGGCTGCTGAACCTGCAGGAGAGCGGCCTGCTGACGGAGGTGGAGCCCGCCAAGCTGTTCAGTAACATCCAAGAGATCATCCGCCTCCACACCTGTCTGTGGAACGAGGTCATGCTGCCGGTCCTGGATAAGGCCAGGCAGGCGCGCGCCCTGCTCGATCCCACCGGCCTCCACCACGGCTTCCGGACG TTTGGCTCCAGGTTTCAGCCGTATATCCGCTActgcatggaggaggagggctgcatGGAACACATGCGCACACTGCTCAGGGACAACGAGCTCTTCAGGACCTACGTCACG TGGGCAGAGACCCACAAACAGTGTAACCGTCTGAAGCTGGCCGACATGTTGGCGAAGCCTCACCAGAGACTGACCAAGTACCCCCTGCTGCTGAAGAGCATCCTCAAGAAGACGGACGACCCGTCGGCCCGCGACGTCGTCAGCAGCATG GTGGCGACAGTCGAGGGCTTCATCAACAGCGTGGACTCCCAGATGCGTCAGCGGCAGGAGCAGCAGAAGCTGGCCACCATCTCCGCCCGCATCGACTCCTACGAGGCTGTGGAGGGCAGCagtgaggaggtggagaag ATACTGAAGGAGTACAACCGCTTCGACCTCATGGCGCCCATGAGGGGAGTAGCACCGGAGGAGACGCGGCAGCTGCATCTGGAGGGAGCCCTGAGGATGAAGGAAGGCAAAGACAGCCGG ATGGAGGTTTACTGTTTCCTGTTCACTGACCTGCTGCTAATTACAAAGCCAGTAAAAAGAGTGGAGAAAGTCAAAATCATCCGGCAGCCTCTCGTCATCCACAGCGTCATCTGTAAGGAGCTCAAAGACCCCG GCTCCTTCATCCTCATCTACCTCAACGAGTTCAAGAGTGCAGTGGCAGCTTACACTTTCCAAGCCAACAGCGCCACCCAGGGGCGGAGCTGGATAGACGCAATCTGCAACGTTCAG AACCAGCTGCAGAGGCTCCGCACTGAGGAGGTCCTCCGGCAGCAGACAACTCTGAAGgagggcgaggaggaggaggaagaggaggaggaggacgagagcAGCAACTCCACTACGAGCTCCCCATGTCTGaggcacagagagcagcagaactCGAG ccaatcagacggcTCCACTGAGACCCTGTCAGTGATGGACGTTGATGAATCCAGTGAGGAGCCTCCTGCCTCCAACAGGAACCTGGATGGAACCGTGGACAAAGACTCTGACCGGACTCCTGTGTCTGAACCCTCTATGGACCAACAGCCCTCCAGCCCCCACAGGGTCCACCGCAGTATTTATTCTGAGCCCACTCAGGGGGCGGGGCTGGACCCCCAGTGTCGCTCTCTGTCGATGGACAGCGCCTACGGTACCCTCTCCCCTGAATCCCTCCTGAGAGAACTGCAGCCACAGCCGGGCCACAGTGAGGGAGAGGAGAccgaggaggaggacggagacAGGGAGGGTCCAGAGgcggagcaggaggaggctgaactagaggaggtggaggaggaagacgaggaggaggaggaggaggatgcttcACTGGGGTCCCAGCTGTCAGTCGTGCAGTCTTCCAAACCTCGACGGCGGCCCCACGTTCAGCCTCGGCCCTCACTGTCTCTGACCCTGTCCCGCTCCGAGGACAACCTCCTGCAGCGCCTCCACGGACAAACCCccgtctctcacacacactccctcagcTCCGAGGAGCAGGACCAATCACAGCGCAGGGACACGGACACATCCTCGCTGGCACACAGTAAGAGCCTGTCAGAGCTGGACGAGAACTGCCTCGACCAGTCTGGGGACTGCCTGAGCATGAGCATGCCCACAGACAAACTCAGCGCCACCCTGAGGAGGGCGGAGGCCAGGCACCGCCCGCCCGCCGGACCGTGTGAGCGCAACGAGTCTCAGAGCAACAGCTCCGACGGGGAAACGGCGCCGACAGATAAGAAAAACGAGTCAACAGGTGACACGACGCCGAAGAAGAGGAGatctcctcctcagcagcacaaGAAGCTGACGCTGGCTCAGCTGTACAGGATACGCACCACTCTGGTCCTCAACTCCACACTGACAGCATC GGAGGTGTAA
- the plekhg5b gene encoding pleckstrin homology domain-containing family G member 5 isoform X3: MVPNKWTMNSVLHKSPPRSWLGLRLRLNDKPVQEEDGAVCQHPECPERRRASKVCHHPDCQDLNSKSPLHLCESCDSRCHSEHSDNMHFDRHPRFDLQPQASILARNVSTRSCPPRTSPPSDLEEEDEGSNDRGERKTVGMKLAKKKPRRRHTDDPSKECFSLKFDLNVDINTEIVPAMKKKTLREVLGPVFERNGIELSRVDLFLDQSNTPLSLNFEAYRFGGHYLKVKARPGDELKVEQGVKDLRSLSLPNMKPSGGQSPYILTPGSEKVEHGSLGRRESIDLLGQARRRKDITQFLGEANIPTPDALGQIGGSLPSVGAGPDSWKNRAASRFSGFFSSNAGAGPFVKEVDRLEQLHNKLQSYTLFGLPKVPRQLSFHQDSWEGEDLSLEDSWQMLLDDSETLTRRQFHQQEAIWELLHTETTYIKKLRVITDLFLCGLLNLQESGLLTEVEPAKLFSNIQEIIRLHTCLWNEVMLPVLDKARQARALLDPTGLHHGFRTFGSRFQPYIRYCMEEEGCMEHMRTLLRDNELFRTYVTWAETHKQCNRLKLADMLAKPHQRLTKYPLLLKSILKKTDDPSARDVVSSMVATVEGFINSVDSQMRQRQEQQKLATISARIDSYEAVEGSSEEVEKILKEYNRFDLMAPMRGVAPEETRQLHLEGALRMKEGKDSRMEVYCFLFTDLLLITKPVKRVEKVKIIRQPLVIHSVICKELKDPGSFILIYLNEFKSAVAAYTFQANSATQGRSWIDAICNVQNQLQRLRTEEVLRQQTTLKEGEEEEEEEEEDESSNSTTSSPCLRHREQQNSSQSDGSTETLSVMDVDESSEEPPASNRNLDGTVDKDSDRTPVSEPSMDQQPSSPHRVHRSIYSEPTQGAGLDPQCRSLSMDSAYGTLSPESLLRELQPQPGHSEGEETEEEDGDREGPEAEQEEAELEEVEEEDEEEEEEDASLGSQLSVVQSSKPRRRPHVQPRPSLSLTLSRSEDNLLQRLHGQTPVSHTHSLSSEEQDQSQRRDTDTSSLAHSKSLSELDENCLDQSGDCLSMSMPTDKLSATLRRAEARHRPPAGPCERNESQSNSSDGETAPTDKKNESTGDTTPKKRRSPPQQHKKLTLAQLYRIRTTLVLNSTLTASEV, translated from the exons GTTTGCCACCACCCAGACTGCCAAGACCTGAATAGCAAAAGCCCCCTTCACCTGTGTGAGTCATGTGACTCACGCTGCCACTCAGAGCACTCAGACAACATGCACTTTGACCGGCACCCCCGATTTGACTTACAACCTCAAG CCTCCATCCTGGCTCGGAACGTGTCAACGCGCTCCTGTCCCCCACGCACCAGCCCCCCCTCCGacctggaggaagaggatgaggggAGCAACGACCGCGG ggaaCGCAAAACAGTGGGGATGAAACTGGCGAAAAAGAAGCCACGCAGGCGACACACTGAT GACCCCAGCAAGGAGTGTTTCAGCCTGAAGTTTGACCTCAATGTGGACATCAACACTGAAATCGTACCTGCAATGAAAAAGAAGACTCtgag AGAGGTTCTCGGTCCAGTATTTGAGAGGAACGGCATTGAGCTGTCCCGGGTTGACTTGTTCCTGGATCAGTCCAACACGCCGCTGTCTCTCAACTTCGAGGCCTACCGGTTCGGAGGACACTACCTCAAAGTTAAAG CTCGGCCAGGTGATGAGCTGAAAGTAGAGCAGGGCGTGAAGGACCTGCGGTCGCTCAGTCTGCCCAACATGAAGCCATCTGGTGGTCAGAGCCCTTACATCCTCACCCCAGGCAGCGAGAAGGTGGAGCACGGATCTCTGGGCCGCCGTGAAAGCATCGATCTGTTG GGTCAGGCGCGGCGCAGGAAGGACATAACGCAGTTCCTGGGGGAGGCCAACATTCCCACTCCAGACGCTCTGGGCCAGATCGGGGGCTCTCTGCCCAGCGTCGGAGCCGGTCCTGATAGCTGGAAGAACCGCGCTGCCAGCCGCTTCAGCGGCTTCTTCAGCTCCAATGCTGGAGCCGGGCCCTTTGTCAAG gaggtggaccgtctggagCAGCTCCACAACAAGCTGCAGTCCTACACGCTGTTCGGGCTGCCCAAGGTGCCGCGGCAGCTCTCCTTCCACCAGGACTCCTGGGAGGGGGAGGACCTGAGCCTGGAGGACAGCTGGCAGATGCTCCTGGACGACTCAGAG acattgACAAGGCGACAGTTCCACCAGCAGGAGGCGATATGGGAGCTGCTGCACACGGAGACCACCTACATAAAGAAACTCAGAGTCATCACTGAT CTGTTCCTGTGTGGGCTGCTGAACCTGCAGGAGAGCGGCCTGCTGACGGAGGTGGAGCCCGCCAAGCTGTTCAGTAACATCCAAGAGATCATCCGCCTCCACACCTGTCTGTGGAACGAGGTCATGCTGCCGGTCCTGGATAAGGCCAGGCAGGCGCGCGCCCTGCTCGATCCCACCGGCCTCCACCACGGCTTCCGGACG TTTGGCTCCAGGTTTCAGCCGTATATCCGCTActgcatggaggaggagggctgcatGGAACACATGCGCACACTGCTCAGGGACAACGAGCTCTTCAGGACCTACGTCACG TGGGCAGAGACCCACAAACAGTGTAACCGTCTGAAGCTGGCCGACATGTTGGCGAAGCCTCACCAGAGACTGACCAAGTACCCCCTGCTGCTGAAGAGCATCCTCAAGAAGACGGACGACCCGTCGGCCCGCGACGTCGTCAGCAGCATG GTGGCGACAGTCGAGGGCTTCATCAACAGCGTGGACTCCCAGATGCGTCAGCGGCAGGAGCAGCAGAAGCTGGCCACCATCTCCGCCCGCATCGACTCCTACGAGGCTGTGGAGGGCAGCagtgaggaggtggagaag ATACTGAAGGAGTACAACCGCTTCGACCTCATGGCGCCCATGAGGGGAGTAGCACCGGAGGAGACGCGGCAGCTGCATCTGGAGGGAGCCCTGAGGATGAAGGAAGGCAAAGACAGCCGG ATGGAGGTTTACTGTTTCCTGTTCACTGACCTGCTGCTAATTACAAAGCCAGTAAAAAGAGTGGAGAAAGTCAAAATCATCCGGCAGCCTCTCGTCATCCACAGCGTCATCTGTAAGGAGCTCAAAGACCCCG GCTCCTTCATCCTCATCTACCTCAACGAGTTCAAGAGTGCAGTGGCAGCTTACACTTTCCAAGCCAACAGCGCCACCCAGGGGCGGAGCTGGATAGACGCAATCTGCAACGTTCAG AACCAGCTGCAGAGGCTCCGCACTGAGGAGGTCCTCCGGCAGCAGACAACTCTGAAGgagggcgaggaggaggaggaagaggaggaggaggacgagagcAGCAACTCCACTACGAGCTCCCCATGTCTGaggcacagagagcagcagaactCGAG ccaatcagacggcTCCACTGAGACCCTGTCAGTGATGGACGTTGATGAATCCAGTGAGGAGCCTCCTGCCTCCAACAGGAACCTGGATGGAACCGTGGACAAAGACTCTGACCGGACTCCTGTGTCTGAACCCTCTATGGACCAACAGCCCTCCAGCCCCCACAGGGTCCACCGCAGTATTTATTCTGAGCCCACTCAGGGGGCGGGGCTGGACCCCCAGTGTCGCTCTCTGTCGATGGACAGCGCCTACGGTACCCTCTCCCCTGAATCCCTCCTGAGAGAACTGCAGCCACAGCCGGGCCACAGTGAGGGAGAGGAGAccgaggaggaggacggagacAGGGAGGGTCCAGAGgcggagcaggaggaggctgaactagaggaggtggaggaggaagacgaggaggaggaggaggaggatgcttcACTGGGGTCCCAGCTGTCAGTCGTGCAGTCTTCCAAACCTCGACGGCGGCCCCACGTTCAGCCTCGGCCCTCACTGTCTCTGACCCTGTCCCGCTCCGAGGACAACCTCCTGCAGCGCCTCCACGGACAAACCCccgtctctcacacacactccctcagcTCCGAGGAGCAGGACCAATCACAGCGCAGGGACACGGACACATCCTCGCTGGCACACAGTAAGAGCCTGTCAGAGCTGGACGAGAACTGCCTCGACCAGTCTGGGGACTGCCTGAGCATGAGCATGCCCACAGACAAACTCAGCGCCACCCTGAGGAGGGCGGAGGCCAGGCACCGCCCGCCCGCCGGACCGTGTGAGCGCAACGAGTCTCAGAGCAACAGCTCCGACGGGGAAACGGCGCCGACAGATAAGAAAAACGAGTCAACAGGTGACACGACGCCGAAGAAGAGGAGatctcctcctcagcagcacaaGAAGCTGACGCTGGCTCAGCTGTACAGGATACGCACCACTCTGGTCCTCAACTCCACACTGACAGCATC GGAGGTGTAA